From one Flavobacterium sp. N502536 genomic stretch:
- a CDS encoding leucine-rich repeat domain-containing protein: MRTKLLLLLLLANFSIYAQYTAIPDINFEKKLIALGIDSGATDGQVLTSKISNLTSLNVISSDISDLTGIQDFVSLTDLSCYSNKLTSLDVSKNTLLAALYCNNNSLTTLDVTKNRNLITLNCRSNQLTNLDVSNNAELVNLSCDVNRLTGLNVSLNFQLRSLNLRQNQLTVLDLTKNTKLESLYCQENKLSSINTSRNTSLARLDCSQNSLTSLNVTQNISLTDLICYSNRLTTLDLSKNRVLTRLNCSFNELTSINLKNGGNNYINGYNLDFTYNSKLFCIQVDNATFSNKNWPTLNKTGGLYSEISCAGITRIPDEKFEDKLISLGLDTDGKNGFVSTANISNITTLDLSNSLITDLSGIEYFAKLQALNCSSNQIKSIDISKNPLITSLRCENNALYYLNLKNGNNSAFVSNDILFTNNPNLTCIEVDDVFYSTNNWSSKKDAAAVFNNSCESYTLIPDPLFENKLIALGIDDDGMNGKVQTSRISAVKTLNVASSDITDLTGIEGFTSLTQLVCYSNQLTHLNVSENLALNELYCDSNQLTNLDVTKNVNLTTLYTGSNPLVSLDVTKNVKLIYLSCDSTTNSPNRLTTLDVTKNPDLTYLDCRYNQLTSLDVSQNLALTKLDCNGNLLKTLDVTKNTKLTGLWCQNNQFSELDITKNLDLTSLRVSSNPLKTIDITKHVKLTELYAISNQLTSLDVSKNTLLTQLFCGSNDLTTLDLSKNTALLDLRCESNKLTSLNVSKNIALYNIDCNFNKLTSLDVSKNTALTALSCKSNQLTDFNLKNGKNTSLSSYIDFTNNPNLTCIQVDNVAYSNTNWGSKKDSTANYLTVCDPYYTAIPDLNFEKKLIALGIDSGIADGKVLTSKIKTVISLDVSSSSIQDLTGIQSFSALKTLDCSRNYMTSLDVSKNTLLTSLNCSSKQLLSLDVTQNTLLTSLRCSGLDGNSNTRGEGKLTSLDVSKNTLLTTLDCSSNQITSLDLSKNTTLNILWCSSNRLSALNITANIELVSMFCGANDISTLDVSKNVLLKNFDCGFNKLAVIDVSKNINLAQFQCNSNFLTALDVSKNSNLNYFSCSSNRLKDLDLSKNPALISFFCDWNDLSSLNLKNGKNTLLNSSILTLVKNPNLSCIEVDDVTYANANWAKAKDATARFSLSCSSSDLYTLIPDVNFENKLISLGIDSGVADGMVLTSNINTVTSLNVSYSSITDLTGIQGFKALTKLECYGNYQLKTLDVSENIALTHLDSNNNYLVAKLDMSKNTALTYLNCYSNGLQTLDVSKNKALVTLQCASNQIAILDVTQNTLLTKLDCGYNKIALLDVSKNTELKSLTCTSNQLSNLDISKNTALNELWSGNNFFTTLDVSKNTALTSLICNTNKLTNIDVSKNLALTRFLVYGNQLTSIDVSSNTNLETFDCTFNTITALDVSKNLKLNYLYCANNKLSKLDVSKNTKLGLLDCNNNQLTTLDVSLNPNLRTFKCASNKLIYLNVKNGNNTLLVPYNPNPGVIVYNVDFRNNPNLTCIQVDNAGYSNANWSTQKDATAAYNTSCTAEFALIPNQNFEQRLIDLGIDTDGLNGKITIADVTAITSLDLSNSNITDLSGIENFTSLVHLNCENNQLTSLDLSKNVALETLNAAFNQITTLDLSKNRNLKVIYVANNPLISLNLQNGNNRNFIVASETGKNAANAITTSFLGLDKLSCIKVDDPDYSNANWSKIKEPTAIYSATCATLGIEETTLKNVILYPNPTKGEVNITNITLEKAAVYNSLGQLVKSFTLDPADTNNTINLSDLPKGVYYLYLIHQEAASAKKIVVE; this comes from the coding sequence ATGAGAACAAAACTACTTTTGTTGCTGTTGTTAGCAAACTTTTCTATTTATGCTCAATATACCGCAATCCCTGACATTAACTTTGAAAAAAAGTTAATCGCTTTAGGGATTGACTCCGGCGCTACTGATGGACAAGTACTTACTTCAAAAATCTCAAATCTGACTTCTTTGAATGTAATTTCAAGCGATATTTCTGATTTAACCGGAATTCAGGATTTTGTCTCGTTAACAGATTTGTCTTGTTATTCTAATAAACTGACTAGTCTGGATGTTTCCAAAAATACGCTGCTGGCTGCTTTGTACTGTAATAACAATAGTTTAACGACACTCGACGTTACAAAAAACAGGAATCTTATTACTTTAAACTGTCGATCCAATCAACTAACAAACCTGGACGTTTCTAACAATGCAGAGCTTGTCAATCTATCCTGCGATGTAAATAGGTTAACCGGATTGAATGTTTCGCTAAATTTCCAACTACGGAGTTTAAACCTAAGACAAAATCAACTAACGGTTTTGGATCTGACTAAAAACACTAAACTAGAATCCCTTTATTGTCAGGAAAACAAACTTAGTAGTATCAATACCTCCCGAAACACAAGTTTAGCCCGTTTAGATTGTTCACAAAATAGCCTTACCAGCCTGAATGTAACCCAAAATATATCTTTAACAGATTTAATTTGCTATTCCAATCGATTAACAACGCTTGATTTATCTAAAAACAGAGTTCTAACCCGATTAAATTGCAGTTTCAACGAATTAACCTCTATAAACTTAAAAAACGGTGGTAATAATTACATCAACGGTTATAATTTAGATTTTACATACAATTCTAAATTATTCTGTATTCAGGTAGATAATGCCACTTTTTCAAACAAAAACTGGCCAACCCTTAATAAAACAGGTGGTTTATATTCTGAAATAAGCTGCGCTGGTATCACTAGGATTCCGGATGAAAAATTTGAAGACAAATTAATCAGTCTGGGGCTTGATACAGATGGTAAAAATGGATTTGTTTCAACTGCAAATATTAGCAATATAACGACACTTGACCTTTCAAACAGTTTAATTACAGATTTATCCGGAATTGAATACTTTGCCAAATTACAAGCTCTAAATTGCAGTTCTAACCAAATAAAATCTATTGATATTTCTAAAAATCCGCTTATCACCTCTTTGCGATGTGAGAATAATGCGCTTTATTATTTAAATTTAAAAAACGGAAATAACAGTGCTTTTGTAAGCAACGATATTCTCTTTACCAACAATCCGAATTTAACTTGTATTGAGGTAGATGACGTTTTCTATTCTACTAACAACTGGAGCTCAAAAAAAGACGCAGCAGCCGTTTTTAATAATAGTTGCGAATCGTACACGCTTATCCCCGATCCTCTTTTTGAAAACAAGTTAATTGCATTAGGCATTGACGATGACGGTATGAACGGAAAAGTTCAAACATCAAGAATTTCGGCTGTCAAAACGCTAAATGTTGCCTCTAGTGATATCACCGATTTAACAGGGATAGAGGGTTTCACTTCCTTAACTCAATTGGTTTGTTACTCTAATCAATTAACCCATCTGAATGTTAGTGAGAATTTAGCCTTAAATGAATTATACTGCGACTCCAACCAGTTGACCAATCTGGATGTTACTAAAAATGTGAATCTGACCACGTTGTATACCGGCAGTAACCCTTTAGTGAGCCTGGATGTAACAAAAAATGTCAAATTGATTTATTTATCCTGCGACTCCACGACCAATAGCCCTAATCGATTAACGACTCTGGACGTTACTAAAAATCCTGATTTGACTTATTTAGATTGCAGGTACAATCAATTAACAAGTCTGGATGTATCTCAGAACCTTGCGTTGACTAAATTAGATTGTAATGGTAATTTATTAAAAACGCTTGATGTCACTAAAAATACTAAACTGACGGGTTTATGGTGCCAAAACAATCAATTTTCGGAGCTGGATATTACTAAAAATTTAGATTTGACTTCTTTGCGTGTTAGTTCGAATCCTTTAAAAACTATCGATATCACGAAACATGTTAAACTAACAGAATTGTATGCTATTTCAAATCAATTGACGAGTTTGGATGTTTCTAAAAATACGCTCCTGACTCAATTGTTCTGCGGATCTAATGATTTGACTACTCTCGATCTTTCTAAAAATACTGCTCTTTTAGATTTACGATGTGAATCAAATAAGCTGACCTCTCTGAATGTTTCTAAAAACATTGCGCTTTACAATATCGACTGTAATTTTAATAAGCTAACCAGTCTTGATGTTTCTAAAAACACAGCACTTACCGCTCTGTCCTGTAAATCGAATCAATTAACCGATTTCAACTTAAAAAACGGAAAAAACACTTCATTATCAAGCTATATCGATTTTACAAATAACCCTAATTTAACGTGCATACAAGTAGATAATGTTGCGTATTCGAATACAAATTGGGGAAGTAAAAAAGACTCTACCGCCAATTATTTGACCGTCTGCGATCCTTATTACACTGCTATTCCTGATCTTAATTTTGAGAAGAAATTAATCGCTTTGGGTATTGATTCCGGTATTGCTGATGGGAAAGTTTTAACTTCAAAGATTAAAACTGTAATTTCTCTAGACGTTTCATCGAGCTCCATACAGGATTTAACCGGGATTCAAAGCTTTAGCGCTTTGAAAACACTGGACTGTAGTCGAAATTACATGACAAGTTTAGATGTATCAAAAAATACTTTACTCACCAGTCTGAATTGTAGTTCAAAACAGCTGTTAAGTTTAGACGTAACCCAAAATACTTTACTAACCAGCTTGCGCTGTAGTGGTCTTGATGGAAATTCGAACACTCGCGGAGAGGGAAAATTAACTAGTTTGGATGTCTCCAAAAATACATTATTAACTACGCTAGATTGCAGCAGCAATCAGATCACCAGTTTAGATCTTTCTAAAAACACAACTTTAAATATTTTATGGTGTAGCTCTAACCGATTATCAGCATTAAATATTACCGCCAATATCGAGCTAGTTTCTATGTTTTGTGGCGCAAACGACATTAGTACATTAGATGTTTCTAAAAATGTTTTATTAAAAAACTTCGATTGTGGTTTTAATAAATTAGCGGTTATAGACGTCTCCAAAAACATCAATTTAGCACAATTCCAGTGTAATTCAAACTTTTTAACCGCATTAGATGTTTCTAAAAATAGTAATTTGAACTACTTCTCCTGCAGCTCAAATCGATTAAAAGACTTAGACCTTTCTAAAAATCCGGCCCTGATTTCATTTTTCTGCGATTGGAATGATTTGTCTTCTTTGAATTTGAAAAACGGAAAAAACACCTTATTAAACAGTTCTATTTTAACACTTGTTAAAAATCCAAATCTTAGTTGTATTGAGGTAGACGACGTAACTTATGCCAACGCAAATTGGGCTAAGGCTAAAGATGCAACTGCCCGTTTTTCATTGTCATGTTCCTCCTCTGATTTGTATACGCTTATCCCTGATGTGAATTTTGAGAACAAACTGATTTCGCTGGGTATTGATTCCGGCGTTGCTGATGGAATGGTTTTAACTTCAAACATCAACACCGTAACTTCTTTGAATGTTTCCTATAGCTCTATAACCGATTTAACCGGAATTCAGGGTTTCAAAGCTTTGACCAAGTTAGAATGTTATGGTAATTATCAGTTAAAAACACTAGACGTTTCAGAAAACATAGCCTTAACTCATTTAGACAGTAACAACAATTATCTGGTAGCTAAATTAGACATGTCAAAAAATACAGCTTTGACCTATTTAAATTGTTATTCTAACGGATTACAAACATTAGATGTTTCGAAAAATAAAGCCTTGGTAACACTACAATGTGCTTCCAATCAGATCGCAATTTTAGATGTTACACAAAATACTTTGTTAACTAAATTAGATTGTGGTTATAATAAAATAGCTCTTTTAGACGTCTCAAAAAACACAGAATTGAAGTCGTTAACCTGTACTTCAAACCAATTGTCTAATTTAGACATTAGTAAAAACACCGCTTTAAATGAGTTATGGTCTGGAAATAACTTTTTTACAACTTTAGATGTCTCTAAAAACACAGCTCTAACCAGTTTAATTTGCAATACCAATAAACTGACGAATATAGATGTCTCTAAAAATTTAGCCTTGACACGATTTCTTGTTTACGGAAATCAATTAACGAGCATTGATGTGTCCTCCAATACTAATCTGGAGACTTTTGACTGTACTTTTAATACGATAACGGCTTTAGATGTTTCTAAAAACCTAAAATTAAATTATTTGTATTGTGCCAATAATAAGTTATCCAAACTGGATGTTTCAAAAAACACTAAATTAGGTTTGCTGGATTGCAATAATAATCAACTGACAACACTGGATGTTTCCTTAAATCCAAACCTTCGTACCTTTAAATGTGCGTCTAATAAACTTATCTATTTAAATGTAAAGAATGGAAACAATACACTTTTAGTGCCCTACAACCCAAATCCGGGTGTTATTGTTTACAATGTAGATTTTAGAAACAATCCAAATTTAACGTGTATTCAGGTCGATAATGCTGGGTATTCCAACGCGAACTGGTCTACTCAAAAAGATGCCACAGCTGCTTACAATACAAGTTGTACGGCAGAATTTGCCTTGATTCCAAATCAAAACTTTGAACAAAGATTAATTGATTTAGGAATTGATACCGACGGACTAAACGGTAAAATCACCATTGCAGATGTAACGGCTATTACCTCTTTGGATCTCTCTAATAGCAACATTACCGATTTGTCTGGTATCGAAAACTTTACTTCGTTAGTACATTTAAACTGTGAAAACAATCAACTAACGTCTTTAGATCTTAGCAAAAATGTGGCTTTAGAAACATTAAATGCCGCTTTTAATCAAATCACTACTCTTGATCTCTCTAAAAACAGAAATCTAAAAGTTATCTATGTTGCAAACAATCCGTTAATTTCTTTAAACCTTCAAAATGGCAATAACAGGAATTTTATCGTAGCATCCGAAACTGGCAAAAACGCAGCAAATGCGATCACCACCTCTTTTCTTGGTCTGGACAAATTGAGCTGTATCAAAGTAGATGATCCTGATTATTCTAATGCAAACTGGTCTAAAATTAAAGAACCAACAGCCATTTATTCGGCAACTTGCGCTACGCTGGGTATTGAGGAAACTACTCTTAAAAATGTAATTTTATATCCAAACCCAACGAAAGGCGAAGTAAACATTACCAATATTACTTTAGAGAAAGCAGCTGTTTACAACTCATTAGGACAATTGGTAAAATCATTCACCCTAGACCCGGCTGATACCAATAATACCATCAATTTATCTGATTTGCCAAAAGGAGTTTACTACCTGTATTTGATTCATCAGGAAGCAGCTTCGGCGAAAAAAATTGTGGTAGAGTAA
- a CDS encoding T9SS type A sorting domain-containing protein translates to MRTKLLFLLLLASFSIHAQQYTSIPDVNFENKLISLGFDSGAPDGKVLKSNVAGITTLFVDNSSITDLTGIEDFISLKRLSCSSNRLTQLNLSKNTLLDNLDCSKNLLTTINLSNNQALTTLSCDDNQLTSINTSNQLMLTSLNCAKNKIKVLDLSSNLNLSNLTCYDNLLENLNLVKHVKLTTIQCSLNKLTSLNIQNGKNFFLINVGFRLNPDLKCIQVDNEGDANANWSNQKDGIASFSTDCAATTLIPDINFENKLISLGLDSGNPDGKIPTANVASVTSLEVESRLISDLTGIEAFTSLTYLSCKRNQLTKIDLSQNKKLTRLDVSENQLTELNLTANVLLQNLYAQTNKITSLNLSTNTNLLSVNVNFNQLSSLELSNSKLLKELNVAGNKLTNLNLDNTTALTKLYCGENLLTSLNISKNTLLTDLLCYTNQITTLDVSANTELTVLNAYNNKIAALNVSKNLFLKELDCGSNQLTNLDVSSNSMIISLRCNNNKLVSLNLKNGNNDRLQAQTSNFKQNLQLNCILVDNVTYANTNWSPTKDTSASYSIDCAYTLIPDVNFESKLIALGIDSGAADGKVLTDKIKTVKSLTIEASTVSDLTGIEAFEALETLSCNASSYTGAGGNGKLKAINVSKNTNLTSLHLSGNQLSSLDISKNPKLTTLGINYNKISVLSTAANPVLESLSISNNPIASLDLSTNLVLTYLYCGSTSLPSLNISKNTNLKELDIQNLKWTTLDISNNLNLVVLSCISNQLTSLDISKHTKLLYLYCGSNQLTSLDVSANKNLVYLSAPSNRLSTLDLSKNTALSTIMCNANLEMTTLNLQNGKNSQISSINLKNNPSLSCILVDDVAYANAKWTTSKDAHVTYSLTCTAPEYVLIPDAAFEKALISNNVDGVLDGKVLKSRVESTENLYFNGGLVTDLTGLEYFKNLKSLDCSATNYSTPSKLTKLDISALKNLTYLDCSYNNIATLDTSNNLFLEILSVTKNKISKVDLSKNTALKSLDIRQNPLVELNVTKNTALVTLSGSETGIKTLDVSNNTNLQYLGVERNDLKILDLSKNTKLGSLYCEFNDLRTLDVSKNTLLTGVSCAYNSNLTYLNLKNGNNKNFSTNTFAYAGFVNTKLTCIEVDDVAYSNANWAKFKDATASYSNSCPVVAAYTAIPDSNFEDKLIALQIDQDGKNGKVLTASIINVTSLNVSNSNIKDLTGIKDFNSLTSLNCSKNQLSELPVYYNTLLTNVNCSSNNIQTLDVSRNTLLLTLSASFNKITNLDVSKNKSLKEFDCAGNNLYSLNVKNGNNANMQRMIFGNFTENPNLLCIQVDDAAFSTEKWFAKDSQASYSTGICPENVQYTLIPDSNFEKVLIKKGIDKDGENGKIATSSIKNLQELDVTDSTYKITDLKGIEDFTALEKLTCYNGAITKIDLSNNLKLKYIDLRENKISSLDLSKNTAMESVTFGFNNLTAIDLSANKTLKTLRLNNNQITTLDVSQNLALEDLEVGSNQLTNIDVAANLALKKLAIYGNKIAVVNTFKNVELTTLSAFSTELKAVDVSKNKALTYLNVKKCQLTTLDVSNNTLLTGLEVSENKIGAIDVSQNPLLTTLTVNSNQLTSLNLKNGKNTLLNNNYVSFSSNPKLYCIMVDDVNYAKTNWPYSKDAFATYNTECTGELSLPANNFTIETKSESCLGENNGEISITGKAAFAYTATINDKSYTFANNSLKITALAPGSYKIKITIPDVIFEQNFTVTIAKGGTVSGKSSVTAKTVAVEITQGTAPFTVFVNGTEQFQTNEATFTIDVTKNGLVEVATAKACEGIFAKKVSVSDFESQTLSAYPNPTSGSFEIEIPSTKNEVKIELYNFSGQLVSTQTYTIENGKVLLNLDNQPSGIYAAKIYLETPEYIKIIKK, encoded by the coding sequence ATGAGAACAAAACTACTCTTCTTACTGTTGTTAGCAAGTTTTTCGATTCATGCACAACAGTACACTTCAATTCCTGATGTGAATTTTGAAAACAAGCTAATAAGTCTGGGCTTTGATTCAGGTGCTCCCGACGGGAAAGTTTTAAAATCCAATGTAGCTGGTATCACTACTTTGTTTGTTGATAACAGCTCCATCACTGACCTTACCGGAATTGAAGATTTTATTAGTTTAAAAAGACTAAGTTGTTCCTCTAACAGATTGACACAGTTGAATTTGTCTAAAAATACTCTGTTGGATAATTTAGATTGTTCCAAGAACCTTCTAACAACAATAAATCTATCTAACAACCAAGCACTTACAACCCTTTCTTGTGACGACAATCAACTTACAAGCATCAACACCTCTAATCAATTGATGCTAACCAGTTTAAATTGTGCCAAAAATAAAATCAAGGTTCTCGACTTGTCTTCCAACCTGAATCTGTCCAACTTGACGTGTTATGATAATTTGCTAGAGAATCTTAACCTCGTTAAACATGTTAAACTAACTACCATACAGTGTTCCTTAAATAAACTAACCAGTTTGAATATACAAAACGGGAAGAATTTTTTCCTTATTAATGTAGGCTTCAGATTAAACCCGGATCTAAAATGTATTCAGGTAGATAACGAGGGAGATGCTAATGCGAATTGGTCTAACCAAAAAGACGGAATAGCAAGTTTCAGTACAGATTGTGCCGCTACTACCTTGATTCCGGATATCAATTTCGAAAACAAACTGATCAGCCTGGGTCTTGATTCAGGTAATCCTGACGGAAAAATACCAACGGCAAATGTGGCTTCTGTAACCTCGTTAGAAGTTGAAAGCAGGCTTATTTCTGACTTAACCGGGATTGAAGCCTTTACATCGCTCACCTATTTATCTTGTAAAAGAAATCAATTAACAAAGATCGATTTATCACAGAACAAAAAATTAACCAGACTGGATGTTAGCGAAAATCAACTGACCGAATTAAACCTTACCGCAAATGTTCTTTTACAGAATCTTTATGCGCAGACGAATAAAATTACCAGTTTAAATCTGTCAACAAACACCAATTTGTTATCGGTGAATGTTAACTTTAATCAATTAAGTTCTTTAGAGCTATCGAATAGTAAACTCTTAAAGGAACTAAATGTTGCAGGCAATAAACTAACCAATTTAAACCTTGACAATACTACCGCTTTAACCAAGTTATACTGTGGAGAAAATTTGTTAACAAGTTTAAATATATCAAAAAATACGCTCTTAACCGATTTACTTTGTTACACTAACCAAATTACCACTTTAGATGTCTCCGCAAATACTGAGCTGACTGTTCTAAACGCGTACAACAATAAAATTGCGGCTTTAAACGTTTCTAAAAACTTATTTTTAAAAGAGTTAGACTGTGGAAGCAATCAACTTACAAACCTTGATGTTTCATCAAATAGCATGATCATTTCATTAAGATGTAACAACAATAAGCTGGTCTCTTTAAATCTGAAAAATGGGAATAACGACAGACTTCAAGCTCAAACTTCTAATTTTAAGCAGAATCTTCAGTTAAATTGTATACTGGTTGACAATGTAACTTATGCTAACACAAACTGGAGTCCTACAAAAGATACATCGGCCAGTTATAGTATAGATTGTGCCTATACGCTAATTCCGGATGTCAATTTTGAAAGTAAACTTATTGCGCTTGGAATCGATTCAGGAGCTGCCGATGGAAAAGTATTGACTGATAAGATCAAAACCGTTAAATCGTTAACTATTGAAGCTTCGACAGTTTCTGATTTAACAGGAATAGAGGCTTTTGAGGCTTTAGAGACATTAAGTTGTAATGCAAGTTCATATACCGGTGCCGGAGGAAATGGTAAACTAAAAGCGATAAACGTTTCTAAAAATACTAATTTGACCTCTTTACATCTTTCAGGGAATCAACTTAGCAGTTTAGACATTTCTAAGAATCCGAAATTGACTACTTTAGGTATTAACTATAATAAAATTTCTGTTCTAAGTACCGCTGCGAACCCTGTTCTGGAAAGCTTAAGTATAAGCAATAACCCAATTGCTTCACTTGATCTTTCAACAAATCTGGTCTTAACTTATTTGTATTGTGGATCTACTTCTTTACCAAGTTTAAACATTTCTAAAAATACAAACTTGAAGGAGCTGGACATTCAGAATCTTAAATGGACCACTCTCGATATTTCTAATAATTTGAATTTAGTAGTTCTTAGCTGCATTTCCAATCAACTCACCTCGTTAGACATTTCAAAACATACCAAATTGCTTTACCTGTATTGCGGTTCAAATCAATTAACTTCATTAGATGTTTCTGCAAATAAAAACTTAGTGTACTTAAGCGCTCCGTCAAATCGTCTAAGCACACTAGACCTAAGCAAAAACACTGCTTTGTCTACCATAATGTGTAATGCAAATCTTGAAATGACAACTTTGAACCTTCAAAACGGTAAAAATAGTCAGATAAGCTCTATCAATTTGAAAAACAATCCAAGTCTAAGCTGTATACTTGTGGATGATGTTGCTTATGCTAATGCAAAGTGGACAACATCTAAAGATGCGCATGTTACTTATTCTTTAACCTGCACAGCTCCGGAATATGTTTTAATTCCAGATGCAGCGTTTGAAAAAGCCTTAATCAGCAATAACGTAGATGGTGTTTTAGATGGGAAAGTTCTAAAATCAAGAGTGGAAAGCACCGAGAATTTGTATTTCAACGGAGGATTAGTAACGGATTTAACAGGATTAGAGTATTTTAAAAATTTAAAATCATTAGATTGTTCTGCTACCAACTATTCTACACCTAGTAAACTGACAAAACTAGACATCTCAGCACTTAAAAATCTTACCTACTTAGATTGTTCTTACAATAACATAGCAACACTTGATACTTCAAATAATTTATTTTTAGAGATTTTAAGTGTAACTAAAAATAAAATTTCTAAAGTTGACCTTTCAAAAAATACAGCTTTAAAATCTTTAGACATTAGACAAAATCCTCTAGTCGAACTAAATGTCACCAAAAACACGGCATTGGTTACCCTTAGCGGTTCAGAAACCGGTATCAAAACCTTAGACGTTTCGAACAATACTAACCTTCAATATTTAGGTGTAGAACGCAACGATCTAAAAATACTGGATCTTTCTAAAAACACAAAACTGGGGTCATTATATTGTGAATTTAACGATCTTAGAACTTTGGATGTCTCTAAAAACACTTTATTAACGGGTGTATCTTGTGCCTATAATTCGAATTTAACCTATTTGAATTTAAAAAACGGGAACAATAAAAACTTCTCAACCAATACCTTTGCTTATGCCGGTTTTGTCAATACAAAATTAACCTGCATTGAGGTTGATGATGTTGCGTATTCTAATGCAAACTGGGCAAAATTTAAAGATGCAACTGCCAGTTATTCAAACTCATGTCCGGTTGTAGCAGCATATACTGCAATTCCTGATTCCAATTTTGAAGATAAACTAATAGCGCTACAAATTGATCAGGACGGTAAAAACGGAAAAGTTTTAACGGCCAGTATTATTAATGTCACCTCTTTAAATGTCTCGAACAGTAATATTAAAGACTTAACCGGAATCAAGGACTTTAATTCTTTGACTTCCTTAAATTGTTCTAAAAATCAACTGAGCGAGTTACCGGTTTATTACAACACTTTACTAACTAACGTAAATTGTAGTTCTAACAACATTCAGACTTTAGATGTTTCCAGAAACACGCTGCTGCTTACTCTAAGTGCAAGTTTTAATAAAATTACAAATCTGGATGTTTCTAAAAATAAAAGTTTAAAAGAGTTTGATTGTGCAGGCAATAATCTCTATAGTTTAAATGTAAAGAATGGAAACAATGCCAACATGCAACGTATGATTTTTGGAAATTTCACCGAAAATCCAAATTTACTTTGCATTCAGGTTGATGATGCGGCATTCTCTACGGAGAAATGGTTTGCAAAAGATTCACAAGCCAGTTATTCTACCGGAATATGTCCTGAAAATGTTCAGTATACGTTAATCCCGGACAGTAACTTTGAAAAAGTTTTAATCAAAAAAGGTATTGATAAAGATGGTGAAAACGGAAAAATTGCAACTTCCAGCATTAAAAATCTTCAGGAATTAGATGTAACTGACTCCACTTATAAAATTACAGATTTAAAAGGGATCGAAGATTTTACAGCATTAGAAAAACTGACCTGTTATAACGGAGCAATTACTAAAATAGATCTTTCTAACAATCTTAAATTAAAGTATATTGACTTACGTGAAAATAAAATCAGCAGTTTAGACCTTTCTAAAAACACTGCTATGGAATCGGTAACTTTCGGTTTCAACAATTTAACAGCAATAGATCTGTCAGCCAATAAAACTTTAAAAACGCTTCGTCTTAATAACAATCAAATTACAACTCTTGATGTGTCTCAAAATCTTGCTTTAGAGGATTTAGAAGTGGGTTCCAATCAGCTTACAAACATTGATGTGGCTGCCAATTTAGCATTAAAAAAACTCGCTATCTATGGAAATAAAATAGCAGTAGTAAATACATTTAAAAATGTGGAGTTGACAACTTTAAGTGCTTTTTCAACGGAATTAAAAGCGGTAGATGTTTCTAAAAATAAAGCATTAACTTATTTGAATGTTAAAAAATGTCAATTAACCACTCTTGACGTTTCAAATAATACTTTATTAACCGGGCTGGAAGTAAGCGAAAATAAAATTGGAGCAATAGACGTGTCGCAAAACCCGCTATTAACCACTTTAACGGTTAACTCTAACCAATTGACGAGTTTGAATCTTAAAAATGGTAAAAACACTTTACTAAACAACAATTATGTCTCTTTTTCATCAAATCCAAAACTGTATTGTATTATGGTTGATGATGTAAATTATGCAAAGACGAATTGGCCGTATAGCAAAGATGCCTTTGCAACTTATAATACAGAATGTACCGGAGAATTAAGTTTGCCTGCCAACAATTTTACCATTGAAACAAAAAGTGAATCTTGTCTTGGTGAAAATAATGGCGAAATAAGTATCACAGGGAAAGCAGCATTTGCGTATACCGCGACTATAAATGATAAGTCTTATACTTTTGCCAACAACAGCTTAAAAATTACGGCTCTGGCTCCAGGAAGCTACAAGATTAAAATTACGATTCCGGATGTAATTTTCGAGCAAAACTTTACGGTTACCATTGCAAAAGGGGGTACTGTTTCCGGAAAATCCAGCGTAACGGCTAAAACGGTTGCTGTTGAAATTACGCAAGGAACAGCTCCATTTACCGTATTTGTTAACGGAACAGAGCAATTTCAAACCAATGAGGCCACTTTTACTATAGATGTTACTAAAAATGGCTTAGTAGAAGTAGCGACTGCAAAAGCTTGTGAAGGTATTTTTGCCAAAAAAGTATCGGTTTCAGATTTCGAGTCACAAACTTTATCGGCTTATCCAAACCCTACTTCAGGTAGTTTTGAAATAGAGATTCCAAGCACTAAAAATGAAGTTAAAATAGAACTATACAACTTCTCGGGTCAATTGGTTTCGACTCAAACGTACACGATTGAAAACGGAAAAGTGTTATTAAATCTTGACAATCAACCGTCAGGAATTTATGCTGCCAAAATCTATTTAGAGACTCCGGAATACATTAAAATTATAAAAAAATAA